The following are encoded in a window of Xyrauchen texanus isolate HMW12.3.18 chromosome 42, RBS_HiC_50CHRs, whole genome shotgun sequence genomic DNA:
- the LOC127635356 gene encoding uncharacterized protein LOC127635356 isoform X1, which yields MLKAIKNCEMPKETWTSFDIRVLYKANSFSEARLKLRRAEDDTDLQSEAEEGRPEKRKTRPNKCFLSSQESDEEPVKRKPILPKVPSIPPLPSLLRDAISSSDEISPPASQLASLQPIHALGTPEPSYHLPSQPSRHHGTPEPSYHLPSQPSRHHGPPEPSYHLPSQPSRHHGTPEPSYHLSPQPSRHHGTPEPFHLAPNAASEMDLQSALLREIIAKREVMCDMQRNLLRIVQDLHSTPTPHGHYMDGSFLPLRDAEALLSLDRDIKTKPEKRKDLVLTLGLAGGVNLKDTVWRVMKMLIQNDLACKMNWTGLHGKTSFQGLEVKNVVTEAIRRNPGCRESTNQEVEQWLRRWLYLAGDREGGRRRRSTVLHHQPPTNTQRQPPTNTQLQAHTHQHTTSSAAHTPTHNVVRRTHTFHFGPFLAIHYRS from the exons ATGTTGAAGGCCATCAAgaactgtgagatgcctaaggaGACCTGGACAAGTTTTGACATCAGGGTTCTTTACAAAGCAA ATAGTTTTAGTGAGGCAAGGTTGAAACTTCGCCGGGCAGAAGATGACACAGACCTCCAATCAGAAGCAGAGGAGGGGAggccagaaaaaagaaaaaccag ACCAAACAAGTGCTTCCTCTCGAGTCAGGAGTCTGATGAGGAGCCTGTGAAGCGCAAACCAATCCTCCCTAAGGTGCCCTCCATTCCACCTCTGCCGTCACTGTTGCGTGACGCCATTTCCTCATCAGATGAAATATCTCCGCCAGCTAGTCAACTTGCCTCTCTGCAGCCGATTCACGCCCTTGGAACTCCTGAGCCATCCTACCATCTTCCCTCTCAGCCGTCTCGCCACCATGGGACGCCTGAGCCATCCTACCATCTTCCCTCTCAGCCGTCTCGCCACCATggacctcctgagccatcctaccATCTTCCCTCTCAGCCGTCTCGCCACCATGGGACGCCTGAGCCATCCTACCATCTTTCCCCTCAGCCGTCTCGCCACCATGGAACGCCTGAGCCATTCCATCTTGCCCCTAATGCTGCTTCTGAGATGGACCTGCAGTCTG CATTACTACGAGAGATCATTGCCAAGCGGGAGGTGATGTGTGATATGCAAAGAAATCTGCTGCGGATTGTTCAGGATCTCCATTCTACACCTACACCACATGGACACTACATGGACGGAAGTTTTCTGCCGTTGAGGGATGCTGAGGCTCTTTTGTCGCTGGACCGCGACATTAAGACAAAGCCAGAGAAGAGAAAGGACTTG GTGCTGACACTGGGCCTTGCTGGGGGCGTGAACCTCAAGGACACTGTGTGGAGGGTCATGAAGATGCTTATTCAGAACGACTTGGCCTGCAAAATGAATTGGACAGGCCTCCATGGCAAAACATCATTCCAGGGCCTAGAAGTCAAGAATGTTGTTACAG AAGCCATTCGGAGAAATCCTGGATGCAGAGAATCCACGAACCAGGAGGTGGAGCAATGGTTGAGGCGTTGGTTGTATTTGGCTGGCGATCGAGAGGGGGGAAGGAGGAGGAGAAGCACAGTCCTCCACCATCAGCCACCCACCAACACACAACGTCAACCACCCACCAACACACAACTACAGgcgcacacacaccaacacacaacgtcGTCAGccgcacacacaccaacacacaacgtcGTCAGGCGCACACATACATTCCACTTTGGCCCGTTTCTGGCCATACACTACCGTTCATAA
- the LOC127635356 gene encoding uncharacterized protein LOC127635356 isoform X2 translates to MLKAIKNCEMPKETWTSFDIRVLYKANSFSEARLKLRRAEDDTDLQSEAEEGRPEKRKTRPNKCFLSSQESDEEPVKRKPILPKVPSIPPLPSLLRDAISSSDEISPPASQLASLQPIHALGTPEPSYHLPSQPSRHHGTPEPSYHLPSQPSRHHGPPEPSYHLPSQPSRHHGTPEPSYHLSPQPSRHHGTPEPFHLAPNAASEMDLQSALLREIIAKREVMCDMQRNLLRIVQDLHSTPTPHGHYMDGSFLPLRDAEALLSLDRDIKTKPEKRKDLVLTLGLAGGVNLKDTVWRVMKMLIQNDLACKMNWTGLHGKTSFQGLEVKNVVTAIRRNPGCRESTNQEVEQWLRRWLYLAGDREGGRRRRSTVLHHQPPTNTQRQPPTNTQLQAHTHQHTTSSAAHTPTHNVVRRTHTFHFGPFLAIHYRS, encoded by the exons ATGTTGAAGGCCATCAAgaactgtgagatgcctaaggaGACCTGGACAAGTTTTGACATCAGGGTTCTTTACAAAGCAA ATAGTTTTAGTGAGGCAAGGTTGAAACTTCGCCGGGCAGAAGATGACACAGACCTCCAATCAGAAGCAGAGGAGGGGAggccagaaaaaagaaaaaccag ACCAAACAAGTGCTTCCTCTCGAGTCAGGAGTCTGATGAGGAGCCTGTGAAGCGCAAACCAATCCTCCCTAAGGTGCCCTCCATTCCACCTCTGCCGTCACTGTTGCGTGACGCCATTTCCTCATCAGATGAAATATCTCCGCCAGCTAGTCAACTTGCCTCTCTGCAGCCGATTCACGCCCTTGGAACTCCTGAGCCATCCTACCATCTTCCCTCTCAGCCGTCTCGCCACCATGGGACGCCTGAGCCATCCTACCATCTTCCCTCTCAGCCGTCTCGCCACCATggacctcctgagccatcctaccATCTTCCCTCTCAGCCGTCTCGCCACCATGGGACGCCTGAGCCATCCTACCATCTTTCCCCTCAGCCGTCTCGCCACCATGGAACGCCTGAGCCATTCCATCTTGCCCCTAATGCTGCTTCTGAGATGGACCTGCAGTCTG CATTACTACGAGAGATCATTGCCAAGCGGGAGGTGATGTGTGATATGCAAAGAAATCTGCTGCGGATTGTTCAGGATCTCCATTCTACACCTACACCACATGGACACTACATGGACGGAAGTTTTCTGCCGTTGAGGGATGCTGAGGCTCTTTTGTCGCTGGACCGCGACATTAAGACAAAGCCAGAGAAGAGAAAGGACTTG GTGCTGACACTGGGCCTTGCTGGGGGCGTGAACCTCAAGGACACTGTGTGGAGGGTCATGAAGATGCTTATTCAGAACGACTTGGCCTGCAAAATGAATTGGACAGGCCTCCATGGCAAAACATCATTCCAGGGCCTAGAAGTCAAGAATGTTGTTACAG CCATTCGGAGAAATCCTGGATGCAGAGAATCCACGAACCAGGAGGTGGAGCAATGGTTGAGGCGTTGGTTGTATTTGGCTGGCGATCGAGAGGGGGGAAGGAGGAGGAGAAGCACAGTCCTCCACCATCAGCCACCCACCAACACACAACGTCAACCACCCACCAACACACAACTACAGgcgcacacacaccaacacacaacgtcGTCAGccgcacacacaccaacacacaacgtcGTCAGGCGCACACATACATTCCACTTTGGCCCGTTTCTGGCCATACACTACCGTTCATAA